In Tachysurus fulvidraco isolate hzauxx_2018 chromosome 1, HZAU_PFXX_2.0, whole genome shotgun sequence, a single window of DNA contains:
- the LOC113657059 gene encoding beta-1,3-galactosyltransferase 2-like: MRQNLPFHEEISHLYRTLSNQRFWSLKLKPVSNVQCVFTIVMAIITLILYIIFGMPQCDMQEFKKGKHLDPAEYEVAYPYKYDFRLDQPQKCQHKPFLVIIVPVAPNDVMERQAIRNTWGNEKLVQEKHVVVLFLMGLPSGNNAEIQQIRIHQENLRHRDLLQSTFIDSDKNATIKTMVMLEWLRDRCPQAYYTAKVDSDILFNVRSLISMLLSPQIPHTNYITGQVQHTNMAKQNPSNRFYNPAEMHTNKIFPPYPLGKCYIMSMDMPAKILRASKEIKPILKDDMYIGLCLERLHIAPVKPPKPSKFVFVHPQLYDRCYYSELIAVILYTPAQLVNLWIDIHKPGAAC, from the exons atgag ACAGAATTTACCGTTCCATGAAGAAATATCACATCTCTACCGCACTCTCAGTAACCAGAGATTCTGGAGTTTGAAACTCAAGCCAGTATCCAATGTCCAGTGCGTGTTTACTATTGTGATGGCCATTATCACTTTAATACTTTACATCATCTTTGGGATGCCACAATGCGATATGCAAGAGTTTAAGAAAGGAAAGCATCTAGATCCAGCAGAATATGAAGTGGCGTATCCCTACAAATATGACTTCCGCCTGGATCAGCCACAAAAGTGCCAGCACAAACCTTTCTTGGTGATCATTGTTCCAGTGGCCCCTAACGATGTGATGGAACGGCAAGCCATAAGGAATACATGGGGGAATGAAAAGCTGGTCCAAGAAAAACATGTTGTGGTTCTGTTTCTAATGGGCTTACCGAGTGGAAATAACGCAGAAATACAACAGATTCGTATACACCAGGAGAACCTGAGGCACAGGGATCTGCTTCAGAGCACCTTCATAGACTCCGACAAGAACGCGACTATTAAAACCATGGTGATGCTGGAATGGCTGAGAGATCGCTGTCCGCAGGCGTATTACACTGCGAAAGTGGACAGTGACATTCTGTTTAATGTCAGAAGTCTGATCAGTATGCTGCTTAGCCCCCAAATCCCCCATACGAACTACATCACTGGCCAGGTTCAGCACACCAATATggcaaaacaaaacccatcaaACAGGTTTTACAACCCTGCAGAGATGCACACCAATAAGATATTCCCACCATATCCCTTGGGAAAGTGCTACATCATGTCTATGGACATGCCAGCAAAGATTCTGAGGGCATCAAAGGAAATCAAGCCTATTTTAAAAGATGATATGTATATTGGCTTATGCCTCGAACGGCTCCATATTGCTCCTGTGAAACCTCCAAAACCGTCGAAGTTTGTGTTTGTCCATCCTCAACTGTACGACCGGTGCTACTACTCTGAGCTCATTGCAGTGATTTTATACACTCCTGCTCAGCTGGTTAACTTATGGATAGACATTCACAAACCAGGCGCAGCCTGTTGA